Genomic segment of Iocasia fonsfrigidae:
TATTTAGCGCCACAGCCAAAGCGTTTATCGTATAATCCCTGCGAAATAAGTCCTCAAAAATATTTGTCTCTGTTACTTCAGGCAAAGCCCCAGGATAATGATAGTTTTCTCTCCTGGTACCAGCCAGGTCAATGTTTAAACCATCAGCAAATTTAATACTCCCTGTTTTAAACTGTTCATTATATAAAACCTTGGCAGAAAAAAAATCACTTAGTTGTTTGATAAGTTCTACAGGATTACCATCAACAACTATATCTATATCATTATTCCCCTTACCTAACAGTAAATCCCTGATTATCCCACCAATTAAATAGGCCCTGATTTGAGATTTATCAGCAATAGCACCTATTTCTTTTAATATTTTTATTATCTTGACAGGAAGCTCATCCATAAGATCCCTAATCTCTAGCTCTTTCTCCTCAATCTTAACCAGACTACTGCCATAACGATTCTTATGCTGATAGGGAGTCTCATTACCATAATATGAGGCCAGTATATCACTCCTGGTTACTATGCCCAGCAATTCCCCTCCCTCTACTACTGGTAATCTTCCTACCCCATGTTTAACCATTAGGTCCTGTGCCTGATGGACAGGGAGATACCCCTGTATAGTAACCAGGTCTTTTGACATGTAAGCCTTTACAGGTGCATGCATCAAGTTATGTTGTTTGACTTTGTCAATGTCACGGCGGGAAAAAATACCTTTAACTTTACCATCATATACTACAACGCCATTATGCCCATATTTTTTCATGATTTCTTCAACTTCACTTATCGGCGTATCAGGGAGAACAGTTCTTACTGGAGATGACATAATTTCCCTTATGCTTTTTACAGGCTGTACTCTATTATTAACAATTTTCTTCAGTCTCTTTATAACAGAAGAAAGTTCCCCTTCTAAACTGGCAGCACCTGCACCTGCATGTCCACCACCACCAAGTTCCTTACATATTGAACCAATGTTAACAGCTTCATCACTACTCCTACCTATTACTTCTACCTTTTTGCCCATCTTTACTACTACAAAAAGACTGGGCAAGTGATAAAGCTCTTTTAATTTCTCAGTAACCCGATTAATACCTCCTATATACTTAGCATATGAAGTAGCAAAAAGTGCAATTTCAATACCATCTATTTTAATTAGCTTTTTATTATCAAGGAGTTCCTCCAGTAGTTTTTCCTGTTTACTATTCAACGGTTTTTTTGTAAAATCATTTATAATTTTAAGATTAGCACCTTCATCAAGCAAATAGGCAACAGCCCTGGCGTCAGCTGCTGTTGTATTCATGTGTGTCAGGTTTCCAGTATCAGCATAAATAGCCAGGGCACATACCGTAGCCTCCAGAGGGTTTAGTTCCCTGGATTCGGCAATTATTTTATTGATCAATATAGTTGTTGCTGACCCTACTTCTTGGCTTAAATCCAGGGTAGCCCAATCAAGTTTATCATGGGGATGATGGTCATATACCACCGTCTCACACCTGGACCAGTCTATCTTATCTTTTAAATCACCTAATCTTTCAATCTTATATGTATCAACAATAATTACCCTGTCAACCTTAGAAAGGTCTATTTCCTTCAGTTTAAAGACCTCTATTTCATCTCTATAAAGTACTAAAAAATCCTTTACTAGCCTGTGTATCCGGC
This window contains:
- a CDS encoding CBS domain-containing protein, which codes for MLDIIVSHQLTDFDGLGAMVAARKIYPAAKAVFVGRIHRLVKDFLVLYRDEIEVFKLKEIDLSKVDRVIIVDTYKIERLGDLKDKIDWSRCETVVYDHHPHDKLDWATLDLSQEVGSATTILINKIIAESRELNPLEATVCALAIYADTGNLTHMNTTAADARAVAYLLDEGANLKIINDFTKKPLNSKQEKLLEELLDNKKLIKIDGIEIALFATSYAKYIGGINRVTEKLKELYHLPSLFVVVKMGKKVEVIGRSSDEAVNIGSICKELGGGGHAGAGAASLEGELSSVIKRLKKIVNNRVQPVKSIREIMSSPVRTVLPDTPISEVEEIMKKYGHNGVVVYDGKVKGIFSRRDIDKVKQHNLMHAPVKAYMSKDLVTIQGYLPVHQAQDLMVKHGVGRLPVVEGGELLGIVTRSDILASYYGNETPYQHKNRYGSSLVKIEEKELEIRDLMDELPVKIIKILKEIGAIADKSQIRAYLIGGIIRDLLLGKGNNDIDIVVDGNPVELIKQLSDFFSAKVLYNEQFKTGSIKFADGLNIDLAGTRRENYHYPGALPEVTETNIFEDLFRRDYTINALAVALNSDKWGRMIDYFGGQKDLAEKKLRALHRFSFLDDPTRVIRGIRLASRLKFDFEKETEDLAREAVLAGDFSRLTSERIIKELELLFAEKINRRLLGLIKNIPVFKLLGIELAEGVDYWQQSTRLESWLEYLKEKNYNIEEWVLRLALFTDKLKKKDIVDWNLKERYKDILSFYLTARDLIETLDNDLDDLRLVDMLNEYKLEELVILLVKSGKVMVEKNIRRYINELKGIELAISGFDLKELGLNPGPVYKDIFDRVYRARLKGEVSTHQEELAYVKELLKERME